The proteins below are encoded in one region of Bacillus alveayuensis:
- a CDS encoding 3-deoxy-7-phosphoheptulonate synthase/chorismate mutase (product_source=KO:K13853; cath_funfam=1.20.59.10,3.20.20.70; cog=COG2876; ko=KO:K13853; pfam=PF00793,PF01817; smart=SM00830; superfamily=51569; tigrfam=TIGR01361,TIGR01801) → MSNAELEALRKRVDEINLQILKLINERGKLVQEIGKAKEVQGVHRYDPVRERKMLDMIKEHNDGPFEDSTLQHIFKEIFKAALELQEDDHRKALLVSRKKKPEDTIVDIKGEKIGDGSQYFIVGPCAVESYEQVAAVAEAAKKQGLKLLRGGAFKPRTSPYDFQGLGLEGLKILKQVADEYDMAVISEIVNPADIEIALDYIDVIQIGARNMQNFELLKAAGSVQKPVLLKRGLAATLSEFMNAAEYIISRGNDQIILCERGIRTYERATRNTLDISAVPILKQETHLPVLVDVTHSTGRRDLLLPTAKAALAIGADGIMAEVHPDPAVALSDSAQQMDIEQFNKFITELKPLAKVNA, encoded by the coding sequence ATGAGCAATGCTGAGCTAGAGGCACTGAGAAAGAGAGTAGATGAGATTAATCTACAAATTTTAAAACTTATTAATGAACGTGGAAAGCTTGTACAAGAAATCGGGAAGGCTAAAGAAGTACAAGGTGTACATCGCTATGACCCAGTTCGAGAACGGAAAATGCTGGATATGATTAAAGAGCATAACGACGGTCCTTTTGAGGATTCTACATTACAGCATATCTTTAAAGAGATTTTTAAAGCAGCATTAGAGCTTCAAGAAGATGATCATCGCAAGGCCTTACTCGTTTCAAGAAAGAAAAAGCCAGAAGATACAATTGTTGATATCAAAGGCGAGAAAATTGGCGACGGAAGTCAATATTTCATTGTCGGACCATGTGCAGTTGAAAGCTACGAGCAAGTAGCTGCTGTTGCTGAAGCGGCGAAAAAGCAAGGATTAAAGTTATTAAGAGGGGGTGCGTTCAAGCCGCGTACTTCCCCATATGATTTCCAAGGGCTTGGCTTAGAAGGGCTTAAAATCTTAAAGCAAGTTGCTGATGAATATGATATGGCTGTCATTAGTGAGATTGTCAATCCGGCTGATATTGAAATAGCACTCGATTATATTGATGTGATTCAAATCGGAGCCCGGAACATGCAAAATTTTGAATTGTTAAAAGCTGCTGGATCTGTTCAAAAGCCAGTCCTATTAAAACGGGGGCTTGCTGCAACTCTTTCCGAATTTATGAATGCAGCTGAATATATTATTTCCCGAGGCAATGACCAAATTATTTTATGTGAACGCGGTATTCGTACGTATGAACGTGCGACAAGAAATACGCTTGATATTTCCGCTGTCCCAATTTTAAAACAAGAAACCCATCTTCCTGTATTAGTTGATGTGACACATTCAACAGGACGTCGAGATCTACTGTTGCCAACTGCAAAGGCTGCACTAGCGATTGGAGCGGATGGAATCATGGCAGAAGTTCATCCAGATCCAGCTGTTGCACTTTCCGATTCTGCACAGCAGATGGACATCGAACAATTTAACAAGTTTATTACAGAACTTAAACCATTAGCAAAAGTGAATGCTTAA
- a CDS encoding LacI family transcriptional regulator (product_source=KO:K02529; cath_funfam=1.10.260.40,3.40.50.2300; cog=COG1609; ko=KO:K02529; pfam=PF00356,PF13377; smart=SM00354; superfamily=47413,53822; tigrfam=TIGR01481), translating to MNVTIYDVAREANVSMATVSRVVNGNPNVKPTTRKKVLEAIERLGYRPNAVARGLASKKTTTVGVVIPDVSSTFYSELARGIEDIATMYKYNIILSNSDQNKEKELHLLNTMLGKQVDGIVFMSGNITEEHVEEFKRSPVPIVLAASFDERNEIPSVNINYEQGVYDAVKYLVDKGHQHIAYVSGPMEEPVNKVKKLSGYRRALEEAGLTFHEEFVIEGDYTYESGIEAFEKVLKLSPRPTAVFVGTDEMALGVIHSAQDQGFHIPNDFEVVGFDNTRLAMMVRPQLTTVVQPTYDIGAVAMRLLTKLMNKESVEDHTVELPHRIEIRQSTK from the coding sequence ATGAATGTGACGATTTATGATGTCGCACGTGAAGCAAATGTTTCGATGGCAACCGTTTCACGAGTAGTAAATGGAAACCCAAATGTGAAACCAACAACAAGAAAAAAAGTTTTAGAAGCGATCGAACGTTTAGGCTATCGTCCTAATGCTGTTGCCCGCGGATTGGCAAGCAAGAAAACGACAACTGTTGGGGTTGTAATACCAGATGTTTCAAGCACCTTTTATTCTGAACTTGCAAGGGGCATTGAAGATATAGCAACAATGTATAAATATAATATTATTTTAAGCAATTCGGACCAAAATAAAGAAAAAGAGCTGCATTTATTGAATACAATGCTCGGTAAACAAGTAGATGGGATTGTATTTATGAGTGGTAATATTACAGAGGAGCATGTCGAAGAATTTAAACGTTCTCCTGTGCCAATCGTGTTGGCAGCATCCTTTGATGAACGTAACGAAATTCCATCTGTTAACATTAATTATGAACAAGGAGTTTATGATGCTGTTAAGTATTTAGTTGACAAAGGTCATCAACATATAGCCTATGTATCAGGTCCGATGGAAGAGCCTGTTAATAAAGTGAAAAAATTATCTGGATACCGTCGTGCCCTTGAAGAGGCAGGTCTAACTTTCCATGAAGAATTTGTCATTGAAGGGGATTATACGTACGAATCTGGTATTGAAGCATTTGAAAAAGTATTAAAATTGTCTCCACGCCCAACAGCGGTGTTTGTTGGGACCGATGAAATGGCGTTAGGTGTTATCCATAGTGCGCAAGATCAAGGGTTTCATATTCCAAATGATTTTGAAGTAGTAGGTTTTGATAATACACGGTTAGCGATGATGGTTCGCCCGCAACTTACTACTGTTGTACAACCGACGTATGATATAGGAGCAGTAGCGATGCGGCTCTTAACGAAATTAATGAACAAGGAATCGGTCGAGGATCACACTGTTGAATTACCTCACCGTATTGAAATCCGGCAATCAACTAAATAA
- a CDS encoding acetoin utilization protein AcuC (product_source=KO:K04768; cath_funfam=3.40.800.20; cog=COG0123; ko=KO:K04768; pfam=PF00850; superfamily=52768) yields MKDSIFIYSPLYQSYKFHQMHPFTQLRVEVTLDLLKSLDAIQEEEIVYPRVASDQELLLIHDQKYIEAVKLAGEGKLRQEEALGYGLGTEDTPIFPNMHEASALLVGGTLTAVDYVMTGKTKHALNLGGGLHHGFRGKASGFCIYNDSAVAIKYIQEKYGARVLYVDTDAHHGDGVQWAFYDDPNVCTLSIHETGRYLFPGTGNISERGQGKGYGFSFNIPLDAFTEDDSWLNAYRQSLEEIAEFFQPDVIITQNGADAHYFDPLTHLCATIKIYQEIPKLAHEIAHKYTNGRWIAVGGGGYDIWRVVPRAWALIWLEMKNIQVSGSLPKEWVDRWQKKATVPLIPKWEDPSPLYPPIPRKQEIEEKNLNTLNKVLHFIRENKPKRNRTNANESY; encoded by the coding sequence ATGAAAGATAGTATTTTCATTTATTCTCCTCTTTATCAGTCTTACAAATTCCATCAAATGCACCCATTTACCCAACTTCGTGTTGAAGTAACATTAGATTTGTTAAAATCATTGGATGCTATTCAGGAGGAAGAGATCGTATATCCAAGAGTAGCTTCTGATCAAGAGCTTTTACTCATTCATGATCAAAAATATATAGAAGCAGTAAAGTTGGCAGGAGAGGGAAAGCTTCGTCAAGAAGAGGCACTCGGATACGGTCTTGGTACAGAAGATACACCAATATTCCCAAATATGCATGAAGCAAGCGCCCTTCTTGTCGGAGGGACATTAACGGCTGTAGATTATGTTATGACAGGAAAAACCAAGCACGCTTTAAACTTAGGTGGAGGCCTTCATCACGGCTTTAGAGGAAAAGCCTCAGGATTTTGCATTTATAATGATAGCGCTGTTGCCATTAAATATATTCAAGAAAAATATGGAGCAAGAGTTTTATATGTTGATACAGATGCCCATCATGGCGACGGTGTTCAGTGGGCTTTCTATGATGATCCTAACGTCTGTACATTATCGATACATGAAACTGGGAGATATTTATTTCCAGGTACAGGAAATATTTCTGAACGCGGGCAAGGAAAAGGATACGGATTTTCCTTTAATATTCCTTTAGATGCTTTTACAGAAGATGACTCATGGCTAAATGCTTATCGCCAATCCTTAGAGGAAATTGCTGAATTTTTTCAACCAGATGTCATTATTACCCAAAATGGAGCAGATGCTCATTATTTTGATCCATTAACCCATTTATGTGCAACAATAAAAATTTATCAGGAGATTCCTAAGCTCGCTCATGAAATCGCTCACAAATATACAAACGGACGTTGGATTGCTGTTGGTGGGGGAGGTTATGATATTTGGCGTGTCGTACCAAGAGCATGGGCTCTCATTTGGCTAGAAATGAAAAACATTCAAGTATCAGGTTCTCTTCCTAAAGAATGGGTCGATCGTTGGCAAAAGAAAGCTACCGTTCCTCTCATACCCAAATGGGAAGACCCATCACCTTTATATCCACCAATTCCTCGAAAACAGGAAATTGAAGAAAAAAATTTAAATACATTAAATAAAGTGCTTCATTTCATTCGTGAAAACAAACCAAAAAGAAATCGTACAAATGCTAATGAAAGTTATTAG
- a CDS encoding acetoin utilization protein AcuB (product_source=KO:K04767; cath_funfam=3.10.580.10; cog=COG0517; ko=KO:K04767; pfam=PF00571,PF01842; smart=SM00116; superfamily=54631,55021), which produces MIIEKIMNKDVLTLTPDDTIATAMKMMRQNRIRHIPIITGDRTLVGLVSDRDIKEAAPSILTSDKDEQSLFTKPLKEIMKTEIITAHPLDFVEEAAAIFFENRIGCLPVIKLEKLVGMITEADVLYTFVQLTGAHQPSSRIEVRVPNISGMLSEVSALFQKKHVNISSVLVYPDENEQYKILVFRVQTMNPTSIVKDLQQHGYTVLWPNVPGMSS; this is translated from the coding sequence ATGATTATTGAAAAGATCATGAATAAAGATGTTCTTACCTTAACACCTGACGATACAATTGCAACTGCAATGAAAATGATGCGACAAAATCGAATCAGACATATTCCAATTATTACGGGTGACCGTACACTCGTGGGACTTGTATCAGATCGTGATATTAAAGAAGCAGCCCCGTCCATCTTAACTTCTGACAAAGATGAGCAATCCCTTTTCACAAAACCACTTAAAGAAATTATGAAAACAGAAATTATTACGGCTCATCCTCTCGACTTTGTCGAAGAAGCGGCAGCTATCTTTTTTGAAAACCGCATCGGCTGTTTACCGGTTATCAAACTCGAGAAGCTTGTTGGAATGATAACAGAAGCAGATGTTCTTTACACATTTGTCCAATTAACTGGAGCCCACCAGCCAAGCTCTCGAATTGAAGTGAGAGTGCCAAATATTTCCGGAATGCTTTCAGAGGTATCCGCACTTTTTCAAAAGAAACATGTTAATATTTCGAGCGTATTAGTTTACCCAGATGAAAATGAACAATACAAAATTCTCGTTTTTCGGGTGCAAACGATGAATCCAACGAGCATCGTAAAGGATTTACAACAACATGGATATACGGTATTGTGGCCAAACGTACCGGGGATGTCATCATGA
- a CDS encoding acetoin utilization protein AcuA (product_source=KO:K04766; cath_funfam=3.40.630.30; ko=KO:K04766; pfam=PF00583; superfamily=55729) has product MEHKKTYNAKELKTPHGEIIIEGPISPEKLARLEFHEDLTAFRPAKQQHQALIEIAGLPEGRIIIARHHDTIVGYVTYLYPDPLERWSEGNMENLIELGAIEVIPKFRGCSVGKNLLKVSMMDDAMEDYIIITTEYYWHWDLKGTGLNVWEYRKVMEKMMNAGGLVWYATDDPEISSHPANCLMVRIGKRVDQESIQKFDKLRFMNRFMY; this is encoded by the coding sequence ATGGAGCATAAAAAAACATATAATGCAAAAGAATTAAAAACACCACATGGTGAAATTATTATTGAAGGGCCAATTTCACCCGAAAAATTAGCTCGATTAGAGTTCCATGAAGATTTAACTGCATTCCGGCCTGCCAAGCAACAACATCAAGCACTTATTGAGATTGCTGGCCTTCCAGAAGGGAGAATTATCATTGCACGACACCATGATACGATCGTTGGATATGTTACATACTTGTATCCCGACCCTTTGGAACGTTGGTCAGAAGGGAATATGGAAAACTTAATTGAACTAGGCGCAATTGAAGTCATTCCGAAGTTCCGAGGATGCTCCGTTGGAAAGAATTTATTAAAGGTATCCATGATGGATGATGCAATGGAAGACTATATTATTATTACGACTGAATATTATTGGCACTGGGATTTAAAGGGTACTGGATTAAATGTTTGGGAGTATCGTAAAGTGATGGAAAAAATGATGAATGCTGGTGGACTTGTTTGGTATGCTACTGATGATCCGGAAATTAGTTCACATCCAGCCAATTGCTTAATGGTTCGAATCGGAAAAAGAGTTGATCAAGAATCCATTCAAAAATTCGATAAATTGCGATTTATGAACCGCTTTATGTATTAA